CGTGCGGCGGGATGTCCGCGCGATCGTGGACTCCCAACGTGTTCTGCACCGTCACGGCCGTCACGGCGACGAGCCCGTGGACCCCACAAGTGAGGAATGTCCGCAAATCGGCCTGGAGTCCGGCTGCGCCGCCGGAGTCGGAACCGGCGATGGTCAACGCCGACGGCAGGCTCGGGTTTTCAGTCATGGGCACTTTCCGACTTCTGGTCTAGTCCATTTGGTCAGCTGTCCTTCATCCACAGTCCATCACGGTGGCACAGTGTGAGTGCCATCGCACCATCGGTGGGTGAAGGGGTCAGGATGAAACTCGCTTCAGTGGTCGTGACGGTCGGCGCGCTCGTCGCCGCCTCGTTGTCCGGGGCAGCCGTCGCGAACGCGGACAGCCCGAAACTCTCGCACGTGACCACGGTCGGCGTGCACAACACCTACGACCCGGCCGCATACCCGTTCCTCGCGCAGGCGCTGGACAACGGCTCGTCGCTGATCGAGCTCGACGTGTGGCCGGACTTCATCACGCACGAGTGGAAGGTGAGCCACTCGAACCCGTTGGGCAACAGCAACAACTGCGTCGCCGCGTCGACGACCGCCGACCTCTACAAGGGCGGGACGAACAAGAACCTCGAGTACTGCCTCGACGACATCCGCATCTGGCTCGCGGCCCACCCGGACCACACGCCACTCACGCTGAAGCTCGAGATGAAGACCGGCTTCTCGGACAACACCGGGATGGGCCCGGACGAGCTCGACGCGGCCTTCCGCGCCCACCTCGGCAGCGCCGTCTTCAAGCCGGCCGACCTCCTCGGCAGCTACGCGACGCTCGACGACGCGGCCAAGGCGGACAACTGGCCGACCGTGGACGCGTTGCACGGCAAGGTGATGACGGAGATCATCCCGGGCACGGTGGAAGAGCAGAACCCCACCGACACGCTGCACACCGACATCGAGTACGCGAACTACCTGCTGGCGCAGAAGAACGCGGGCAAGCTTGGTGACGTCCAGATCTTCCCGACCGTCCACGGCGCCGTCGGCGGCGACCCGCGCGACAAGTACGCGGCCAACCTCAAGCCGTGGTTCGTGGTCTTCGACGGGGACGCCAACGCGTGGGTCACGCAGACCGGCCCGGCGTGGTACGACGACAACCACTACTACGTGGTGATGACCGACGGCCAGAACGTCGCCCCGGCCATCGACGACCACAACCCGACCGTCGACCAGGCCAACCAGCGCGTGGCCGAGCTCGCGGCGCAGCACGCGTCCGTGGTCACGTCCGACTGGACGGGCCTGACCACGGTGCTGCCGCAGGTCGACGCCCGCGGCTGAGTTTCATCCGGACAGTCCACAGTGGCCCCCGACCGCGCGGTCGGGGGCCGCTGTGCGTCCACATCAGACGGTGAGTACCAGCTTCCCGGTGACCCGGCCGCCTTCGCCCACCTCGTGGGCCTTCGCCGCGTCTTCGAGTGGGAACGTCTGGTCCACGTGCACCTTCAGCTGCCCGGCCTCCACGAGCTCCACCAGCCCGAGCAGCCCGACGCGGTCCGGCTCCACGAGGATCGGCGCCGTCCGCACACCCCGCTTCGCCGCTTCCTCCTGAGCCCGTGCGCCGACGCCGCCGGGCACGCTGACGAGCAAGCCGCCCGGCTTGAGCGACGGCAGCCAGCGCAGATCGCTGTCCTCGCCGACGAGCCCGAGCACGACGTCAAGGTCCGCCGCTGTTGCGTGCTCATCGCGGTAGTCGATCGGCTCGTCCACACCCAGCGATCGCAGGAAATCGTGCTTCGCCGCGCTGGCCGTGCCGAGCACGTAGGCACCGCGCGCCTTTGCGATCTGCACGGCGAGGTGCCCGACACCGCCCGCCGCCGCGTCGACGAGCACCCGCTGTCCACTCCGGACTTCCGCCACGTCCACCAGCGCCTGCCACGCCGTGAGCCCCGCCAGTGGCAATCCGGCCGCCTCCACGTGCGACAGCCCGGCCGGCTTGCGCACGAACTGCCGCGACGGCGCGGTCACGTACTCCGCGTATGCCGCGGCCTCGCGGGGGAACCACGGCATGCCGAGCACCTCGTCGCCCTGCTTCACCCCGGTGGCCCCGAAACCCACCTCTTCGACGACGCCGGACACGTCCCAGCCCAGCGTGTACGGCGGCTCGCCCATGAAGACCGGGTGGGCCCGGGTCTTCCAATCGACGGGGTTGATGCCGGCCGCGTGCACGCGCACCAGCACCTCCGTCGGGCCCGGCGCCGGGCGGTCGGCCTCGGTCACCCGCAGCACCTCCGGGCCGCCGAACTCCCGCTGGGTCACCACGCGCATTTCGGATCTCTCCTTCCGGTTGGTTGTCCCCTATGCTCTGCCCGGTGGTCACTTTTCGCCAGAAGGCACTTCCCGGTATAGTAGGTACCTGATGGATACCACCTGTGACCAGCACGGATCCTGGGACGTCTACCTGAAGAGCTGTCCCTGTCGCGACGTGCTCGACCTGCTCGCGAACAAGTGGACGGCGCTCGTGCTCGGCGTGCTGGCGCAGCGGGCACACCGCTTCGGCGAGTTGCGCCGCGCCGTCGGCGGCATCAGCCAGAAGATGCTCACGCAGAACCTGCGCAACCTCGAACGCGACGGTTTCGTCAGCCGCAAGGTCTTCCCGACCACACCGCCGACGGTGGAGTACGCGCTCACCCCGATGGGCGCCGAGGTCAGCGCCCACCTGGTGGCCCTGAGCACGTGGTCGCAGTCGAACTTCGACCGGATCCGCGACGCACGCAGCACCTACGACACGCGCTCGCTCGAACCCGTCAACTAGCGACTCAGGTGAAGCGGGGCGGCGGCTTCAGCACGCTCTTGCGGTAGTCGGTCACCGCGCGCGATTCGGCGATGCCCGGTTTGGGGTCCAAGCCCCATTTCCGGATCACCTTCAGCGCCGCCGCCGGTTTGTTGGCCGAGACCAGCTGGTCGACCTCGAACTGCAGGTCCAAAGGCATCTGCGCCCACAGTGCGCGGGCGGCGGTGTCGTCGGTCACGGGTCCAGTGTGGCCGCTCAGTCGGCGAGCCGCCAGAACGGGGACACCGGCCCCACCCCGGCGCCGAGCGGATAAGCCTCGGCGACGCAGCGTGCGATGAACTGCTTCGCCTCGGTCACGGCCGTCGGCACGTCGGCGCCCTTGGCGAGCGACGAGGTGATGGCCGAGGCCATCGTGTCGCCGCCGCCGTGGGTGTTGTCGGTGTCGATGCGCACACCGCTGAGCTCCAGCACGTCCGTGCCATCGGTGAGCAGGTCCACGCAATCCTCGGCTTCGTAGAGGTGCCCGCCCTTCACGAGCACCCACCGAGACCCGAACTCCAGCAACGCGCCGGCCGCCGCGCGCTGGGTCTGCGCGCCGGTGACCGTGATGCCGGTGAGCAGCCGCACCTCGTCGAGGTTCGGCGTGATCAGCGTGGCGCGCGGGAAGAGCTCCGTGCGGATGGCCTCCAGCGCCTCCTCGCGCAGCAGAGCGTGGCCGGTCATCGACGCGGCCACCGGGTCGACGACGAACGGGGTGTCCGTGTCGCGTCCGATGTGGACCTCGTCGAGCGTCTTCGCCACGGCCTCGATGATGTCGGCCGTGGCGAGCATGCCGGTCTTGGCCGCGTTCACGCCCATGTCGCCGGCCACGGCCTTGATCTGCGCCGTGACGACGTCGACCGGGATCTCGGTGAAGCCTTGCACGCCAAGCGAGTTCTGCACCGTGACGGCCGTGAGCGCGACGAGCCCGTGGACGCCGTGGGCGAAGAACGTGCGCAGGTCGGCCTGCACGCCCGCACCACCACCGGAGTCGGATCCGGCGATGGTGAGGGCGGTGCGGGGGGTTTCAGTCATGACTACTGCCTCTAATAGCGGGTGGAGCTACTGCCCGACGACCGGGAGGTAGACCTTGTTGCCCTGCTCGCCGAACTCGGCCGACTTCTCCGCCATGCCGGCCTCGATGGCCTCCACAGTGGACAGCCCGTGCTCCTCGGCGTACTTGCGCACGTCGTGGGTGATCCGCATCGAGCAGAACTTCGGGCCGCACATCGAGCAGAAATGGGCGGTCTTCGCCGGCTCCGCGGGCAGCGTCTCGTCGTGGTACGAACGCGCGGTATCGGGGTCGAGCGCAAGGTTGAACTGGTCGTTCCAGCGGAACTCGAAGCGGGCCTTGGACAGCTCGTCGTCCCACTCGTGCGCGTGGGGGTGGCCCTTGGCGAGGTCGGCGGAGTGCGCGGCGATCTTGTAGGTGATCACGCCGGTCTTCACGTCGTCGCGGTTGGGCAGGCCGAGGTGCTCCTTCGGCGTGACGTAGCACAGCATCGCCGTGCCGTACCAGCCGATCTGCGCCGCGCCGATGGCCGAGGTGATGTGGTCATACGCCGGCGCGATGTCTGTCGCGAGTGGACCGAGGGTGTAGAACGGGGCCTCGCCGGTGAGCTGTTCCTCCAGCTCCACGTTCTCCTTGATCTTGTGCATCGGCACGTGGCCGGGGCCCTCGATCATCACCTGCACGTCGTGCTCGCGCGCGATGTGCGTGAGCTCACCCAGCGTCTCGAGCTCGGCGAACTGCGCGCGGTCGTTGGCGTCGGCGATCGAGCCGGGACGCAGGCCGTCGCCGAGGGAGAACGTGACGTCGTACTTGCGCAGGATCTCGCAGAGTTCCTCGAAGTTCGTGTAGAGGAACGATTCCTGGTGGTGCGCGAGGCACCACGCGGCCATGATCGAGCCGCCGCGGCTTACGATGCCGGTCACGCGCCGGGCGGTGAGCGGGATGTAACGCAGCAGCACTCCGGCGTGGACGGTGACGTAGTCCACGCCCTGCTCGCACTGCTCGATGATCGTGTCGCGGTAGACCTCCCACGACAGCTTCTCCGGCTCCCCGTTGACCTTCTCCAGTGCCTGGTAGATCGGCACGGTGCCCACGGGTACGGGGGAGTTGCGGACGATCCACTCGCGCGTCTCGTGGATGCGCTTGCCGGTGGACAGGTCCATGATCGTGTCGGCGCCCCAGCGGGTGGCCCACACCATCTTGTCGACCTCTTCCTCCACTGAGGACCAGACGGCCGAGTTGCCCATGTTGGCGTTGATCTTCACCAGGAACTTCTTGCCGATGATCATCGGCTCGCTCTCCGGGTGCTTGCGGTTGGCGGGGATCACCGCCCGCCCGCGCGCGACCTCGTCGCGCACGAACTCGGGCGAGCACCGCTCGCGCGCGGCGATGAACTCCATCTCGCGCGTGATCACGCCGGCTTTGGCCCAGCCGAGCTGGGTGTTGTGCGCGCGGCCGTCGGCCCAGCTCGTGCGCAGCGGGTGAAGTCCATTGTGGACGTCGATCTTCGCGTCCGGGTCGGTGTACGGCCCGGACGTGTCGTACACGTCGAAGTGCTCACCGTTCGACAGGTCGATGCGCCGTGCCGGAACCCGCAGGCCCGACTCGGTGCGGTGGTAGACCTTGTGCGAACCGGTGATCGGCCCCGTGGTCACGGAAGGCGTGATGGCAGGCTCGTTCTCCAGCGTCGTCAACGACGTTCACTCCCTACGCCGGCATTACCCGGTCAGGTTCATGCGGTCGGCGGCACCAGGTGTCCACAGACAGACACCAGCCGCCCTCTCAGCCCGCCAAGGCGCGAGCTCCCGCGTTGGTTATGAGGTTGTCCCTCGACCATGCCACGGCGGATCACGCGAGCACAAGGCGACTGTTCAACCGGTGTGTTCTTCACCGGATCGGAGCATGCGGCCGGCAGGAGTTCACGTGACAATCGTCTCCGACGACTCGGGGGTGTCTCGTGCGGAAAGTCCTGCTCACCGGATTGGTGACGGTGTTGGCGATGAGCATGGTCCCGGCCGCTTCGGCGACCGAGGGTGACGCGCCAGGCGGGCCGGGTGCTCATCCGAGCTGGCTGCCGGCGGACAAAACGGGCTTCGGCACGGCCCGCGATCGCGCCAGCGACGTGTGGTTCACGCTGCAGGGCGGGCGCATGTCGGAGGTGTACTACCCCGATCTGTCGACCCCGAGCGTGCGGTCGCTGGACCTCGTCGTGAGCGACGGGCGGACCTTCGCGACGCTCGCGTCGGCCGCGAAGTCGCAGCAGGTCCGGCGAGTCGACGACCTCACGTACGAGCAGACCAGCACCGACGATCAGCGCCGGTGGCGGCTGAGTCGGACGTATGTGACGGATCCCGCGCGGTCCACGGTGCTGGTGGACGTCGAGTTCACGTCGCTGGCCGGGCGGCCACTCTCGCTCTACGCCGTGGCGGACCCGGATCTGACCAACGACGGCAGTGACGATTCGGCATCCGCTTCCGGTGCGGTGGCGTCGGCTTCCGACGGTGCCACGGCGGCCGCGTTGACGGCCGCCCCGGCGTTTTCGCGGACGTCCGTGGGATACGCGGGTGTTTCGGATGGCGCGACCCAGTTGCTGGCCTCGAAAAAGCTGGTTTCGTATTCACACGCCGCCAGCGGAAACGTCGTCCTCACCGGACAGACTTCGGCTGACGGCGTGCGTTCCCGGCACGTGACTTTGTCCCTGGGAATGGGTTCTTCCGGCTCCGAAGCGGTCAATAAAGCCCAGGCTTCCGCCCGCCGCGGTTTCCACGCGATTTCCGCCGACTACTCCCGCGGCTGGCGCGATTACCTTTCCACCGTCCGCACCGCGCCGTCTTCATTGACGAGCCCGGCGTCACGCGATTTGTACCGAGCCTCCGTGCTGACGCTCGCCGCGAGCGAGGACAAACACCACCCGGGCGCCTTCATCGCGTCGCCGAGCATGCCGTGGCGCTTCGGCAACAACGACCCCGAATACTCGCCCTCGGGCACTTATCACCTGGTGTGGCCCCGCGACCTCTACCAAATCGCCACAGGCCTGCTCGCTGCCGGCGACCGGTCCGCGGCCGACCGTTCCGTCGACTACCTCTTCGGCACCCAGCAACTGCCCGACGGGCACCTGCCGCAGAACAGCAACGTCGACGGAAAGCCCTATTGGACCTCCATCCAGCTCGACGAGACCGCGCTCCCGATCGTGCTCGCCCAGCAGCTCGGCCGTACCGACCTGTGGCCGAACGTCCGCCGCGCCGCCGAGTTCCTGCTGTCCTACCGCTCCGCCGACGGCAAGGCCTCCCCGTACACGCAACAGGAACGTTGGGAAGAACAGGACGGCTACTCGCCCTCGACCATCGCCGCGGTGATCGCGGGCCTCGTCTGCGCCGCCGACCTGGCCACCCACTCGGGCGCGAACGCCGACGCGGCCCGCTACCTCGCGACGGCCGACCGCTTCAAAGCCGGGCTGGCGCACCAGACCGTGACGACCAACGGCCCTCTGTCGAAGCAGCCCTACTTCGTCCGCCTCACGAAGAACGGCGACGCGAACTCGGGCCTCACCTACAACCTCGGCAACTCGTCGCTCACCGTCGACCAGCGCTCCGTCACCGACGCCGGCTTCCTCGAGCTCGTCCGCCTCGGCATCTACCCGGCCGACGACCCCGTGATCCGCAACAGCATCAAGGTCACCGACGCCGACATCTCCTTCACCACGCCGGCCGGCCAGTTCTGGCACCGCTACACAATGGACGGTTACGGCGAACAACCCGACGGCTCACCGTGGGACTACACGTTCCCGTCCGAGAGTCGCGCCACTTACGGCCGCCTCTGGCCGCTGCTCGCCGGCGAACGCGGCGAGTACGACCTGGCCGCCGGCAACCGTCTCTCGGCCCAACG
The sequence above is a segment of the Amycolatopsis sp. 2-15 genome. Coding sequences within it:
- a CDS encoding NADP-dependent oxidoreductase — its product is MRVVTQREFGGPEVLRVTEADRPAPGPTEVLVRVHAAGINPVDWKTRAHPVFMGEPPYTLGWDVSGVVEEVGFGATGVKQGDEVLGMPWFPREAAAYAEYVTAPSRQFVRKPAGLSHVEAAGLPLAGLTAWQALVDVAEVRSGQRVLVDAAAGGVGHLAVQIAKARGAYVLGTASAAKHDFLRSLGVDEPIDYRDEHATAADLDVVLGLVGEDSDLRWLPSLKPGGLLVSVPGGVGARAQEEAAKRGVRTAPILVEPDRVGLLGLVELVEAGQLKVHVDQTFPLEDAAKAHEVGEGGRVTGKLVLTV
- a CDS encoding winged helix-turn-helix transcriptional regulator — encoded protein: MDTTCDQHGSWDVYLKSCPCRDVLDLLANKWTALVLGVLAQRAHRFGELRRAVGGISQKMLTQNLRNLERDGFVSRKVFPTTPPTVEYALTPMGAEVSAHLVALSTWSQSNFDRIRDARSTYDTRSLEPVN
- the thiD gene encoding bifunctional hydroxymethylpyrimidine kinase/phosphomethylpyrimidine kinase encodes the protein MTETPRTALTIAGSDSGGGAGVQADLRTFFAHGVHGLVALTAVTVQNSLGVQGFTEIPVDVVTAQIKAVAGDMGVNAAKTGMLATADIIEAVAKTLDEVHIGRDTDTPFVVDPVAASMTGHALLREEALEAIRTELFPRATLITPNLDEVRLLTGITVTGAQTQRAAAGALLEFGSRWVLVKGGHLYEAEDCVDLLTDGTDVLELSGVRIDTDNTHGGGDTMASAITSSLAKGADVPTAVTEAKQFIARCVAEAYPLGAGVGPVSPFWRLAD
- the thiC gene encoding phosphomethylpyrimidine synthase ThiC, with amino-acid sequence MTTLENEPAITPSVTTGPITGSHKVYHRTESGLRVPARRIDLSNGEHFDVYDTSGPYTDPDAKIDVHNGLHPLRTSWADGRAHNTQLGWAKAGVITREMEFIAARERCSPEFVRDEVARGRAVIPANRKHPESEPMIIGKKFLVKINANMGNSAVWSSVEEEVDKMVWATRWGADTIMDLSTGKRIHETREWIVRNSPVPVGTVPIYQALEKVNGEPEKLSWEVYRDTIIEQCEQGVDYVTVHAGVLLRYIPLTARRVTGIVSRGGSIMAAWCLAHHQESFLYTNFEELCEILRKYDVTFSLGDGLRPGSIADANDRAQFAELETLGELTHIAREHDVQVMIEGPGHVPMHKIKENVELEEQLTGEAPFYTLGPLATDIAPAYDHITSAIGAAQIGWYGTAMLCYVTPKEHLGLPNRDDVKTGVITYKIAAHSADLAKGHPHAHEWDDELSKARFEFRWNDQFNLALDPDTARSYHDETLPAEPAKTAHFCSMCGPKFCSMRITHDVRKYAEEHGLSTVEAIEAGMAEKSAEFGEQGNKVYLPVVGQ
- a CDS encoding glycoside hydrolase family 15 protein, whose product is MSMVPAASATEGDAPGGPGAHPSWLPADKTGFGTARDRASDVWFTLQGGRMSEVYYPDLSTPSVRSLDLVVSDGRTFATLASAAKSQQVRRVDDLTYEQTSTDDQRRWRLSRTYVTDPARSTVLVDVEFTSLAGRPLSLYAVADPDLTNDGSDDSASASGAVASASDGATAAALTAAPAFSRTSVGYAGVSDGATQLLASKKLVSYSHAASGNVVLTGQTSADGVRSRHVTLSLGMGSSGSEAVNKAQASARRGFHAISADYSRGWRDYLSTVRTAPSSLTSPASRDLYRASVLTLAASEDKHHPGAFIASPSMPWRFGNNDPEYSPSGTYHLVWPRDLYQIATGLLAAGDRSAADRSVDYLFGTQQLPDGHLPQNSNVDGKPYWTSIQLDETALPIVLAQQLGRTDLWPNVRRAAEFLLSYRSADGKASPYTQQERWEEQDGYSPSTIAAVIAGLVCAADLATHSGANADAARYLATADRFKAGLAHQTVTTNGPLSKQPYFVRLTKNGDANSGLTYNLGNSSLTVDQRSVTDAGFLELVRLGIYPADDPVIRNSIKVTDADISFTTPAGQFWHRYTMDGYGEQPDGSPWDYTFPSESRATYGRLWPLLAGERGEYDLAAGNRLSAQRRLTDLSHAAGSSDTMPEQVWDENPPSGSPGHTPGTPTASATPLAWTHAQYIRLAWSVARNRPVEQPSVVREHFLGY
- a CDS encoding phosphatidylinositol-specific phospholipase C domain-containing protein, which encodes MKLASVVVTVGALVAASLSGAAVANADSPKLSHVTTVGVHNTYDPAAYPFLAQALDNGSSLIELDVWPDFITHEWKVSHSNPLGNSNNCVAASTTADLYKGGTNKNLEYCLDDIRIWLAAHPDHTPLTLKLEMKTGFSDNTGMGPDELDAAFRAHLGSAVFKPADLLGSYATLDDAAKADNWPTVDALHGKVMTEIIPGTVEEQNPTDTLHTDIEYANYLLAQKNAGKLGDVQIFPTVHGAVGGDPRDKYAANLKPWFVVFDGDANAWVTQTGPAWYDDNHYYVVMTDGQNVAPAIDDHNPTVDQANQRVAELAAQHASVVTSDWTGLTTVLPQVDARG